A genomic segment from Malaclemys terrapin pileata isolate rMalTer1 chromosome 1, rMalTer1.hap1, whole genome shotgun sequence encodes:
- the ALG11 gene encoding GDP-Man:Man(3)GlcNAc(2)-PP-Dol alpha-1,2-mannosyltransferase translates to MAGGFCLCSLVRLLCSLFIPGLFLSGALCLCLVVLLWGIRLWLQQRKNQLASTGKDGKHQLVVAFFHPYCNAGGGGERVLWCAIRALQKKYKDAIYVVYTGDKDVTGEQIVESAFRRFNIKLTHPVKFVFLEKRYLVEASLYPHFTLLGQSLGSVFLGWEALMKCVPDVYIDSMGYAFTLPLFKYLGGCRVGCYVHYPTISTDMLSMVRSQNARFNNAAFITRNPLLSKLKLVYYYLFAFVYGLVGSRSDVIMVNSSWTLNHILSLWRAGACTSVVYPPCDVQTFLDIPLHEEKSTTEYSIVSLGQFRPEKDHPLQIRAFAKFLEKTALGQQSLPKLILIGGCRNQQDEQRVNRLKKLCEELGVDKKVEFKVNIPFEALKQYLADAIIGLHTMWNEHFGIGIVECMAAGTIILAHNSGGPKLDIVVPYEGHITGFLAENEDDYSETMAQILSLSPEKRLEIRQNARQSVNRFADQEFEGAFLSSVEQLFK, encoded by the exons GTTGCTGTGCTCATTGTTCATCCCTGGATTATTCCTAAGTGGAGCTTTATGTCTCTGTTTGGTTGTACTACTGTGGGGAATACGGCTGTGGCTACAacaaaggaaaaatcagttgGCCTCAACAGGAAAAGATGGGAAACATCAATTGGTTGTTGCATTTTTCCATCCATATTGCAATGCAggtggtggaggggagagagtctTGTGGTGTGCCATAAGAGCACTGCAGAAAAA GTACAAAGATGCAATATATGTTGTCTATACTGGCGATAAAGATGTCACTGGAGAACAGATTGTAGAAAGTGCTTTCAGAAGATTCAACATCAAATTAACTCATCCTGTGAAGTTTGTGTTTCTAGAAAAACGTTACCTTGTAGAGGCCTCTCTTTACCCCCACTTCACTTTGCTGGGTCAAAGCTTAGGATCTGTGTTTCTTGGTTGGGAAGCTCTTATGAAGTGTGTTCCTGATGTTTACATTGACTCAATGGGTTATGCCTTCACATTGCCTCTGTTTAAGTACTTAGGAGGTTGCCGTGTTGGGTGTTATGTTCATTATCCAACTATCAGCACTGACATGCTTTCTATGGTTAGGAGTCAGAATGCCAGATTTAACAATGCAGCCTTCATTACAAGGAATCCCCTTCTCAGCAAACTCAAACTTGTCTATTACTACTTGTTTGCTTTTGTATATGGATTGGTTGGTTCTCGCAGTGATGTCATTATGGTTAATTCTTCATGGACCCTAAATCACATCCTTTCCCTCTGGAGAGCTGGCGCTTGCACAAGTGTTGTGTATCCACCTTGTGATGTTCAGACATTCCTGGATATTCCATTACATGAGGAAAAGAGCACCACAGAATATTCCATTGTCTCTCTAGGACAGTTTAGGCCTGAGAAGGACCATCCTTTGCAAATCAGAGCCTTTGCTAAATTCTTGGAAAAgacagccctggggcagcagtCCTTGCCAAAGCTCATCCTGATTGGAGGCTGTCGTAACCAACAAGATGAGCAGCGTGTAAACAGACTTAAAAAGCTTTGTGAAGAGCTAGGCGTTGACAAAAAGGTGGAGTTCAAAGTAAACATTCCATTTGAAGCACTAAAGCAGTACCTGGCAGATGCAATTATCGGTCTGCACACCATGTGGAATGAGCACTTTGGAATTG GAATAGTTGAATGTATGGCAGCTGGCACAATTATTCTGGCTCACAATTCTGGTGGCCCCAAACTAGATATCGTGGTACCCTATGAAGGACATATTACAGGATTTCTAGCCGAAAATGAGGACGATTATTCTGAGACCATGGCTCAGatcctttctttgtctcctgAAAAGAGGCTGGAAATCAGACAAAATGCTCGCCAGTCTGTGAACAGATTTGCTGACCAAGAGTTTGAAGGGGCGTTCCTATCGTCTGTGGAGcagttatttaaataa